The following proteins come from a genomic window of Halomarina ordinaria:
- a CDS encoding metallophosphoesterase family protein, whose protein sequence is MTADDDETLRFLCMGDNHGDVTSLERVLDGTDGEEFDFVIHVGDITNAWFDGVDEGREQLEAITPQFEALNERGELLYIWGNRDGAIGPERPFQDYDLPGTFIPEDDVITVAGETFTQDLELVEDDTILVNHYWYPELLDHFAGKAYFSGHIHTGRYKNKSLNTAFLYRTADHGADALLGAYFVVEIAPDGAWQIDFRNIGKVRKGICPRHQALGVQFVPDYWRKDCQFCYDEDDFYSEVARSALYGLGTVLEEADVEEVVEFAASSYGATPPSFESKLRSFLEERAQEK, encoded by the coding sequence ATGACGGCTGACGATGACGAGACACTGCGCTTCCTCTGTATGGGCGATAATCACGGCGACGTGACCTCATTAGAGCGGGTCCTAGATGGGACGGACGGCGAGGAATTCGACTTCGTCATTCACGTCGGCGATATCACGAACGCATGGTTCGACGGCGTCGACGAAGGTCGTGAGCAGCTCGAGGCGATCACGCCGCAGTTCGAGGCCCTCAACGAGCGGGGAGAACTCCTCTACATCTGGGGGAACCGTGATGGGGCAATCGGCCCGGAACGGCCGTTCCAAGACTACGACCTTCCAGGGACGTTCATCCCCGAAGATGACGTGATCACCGTCGCTGGAGAAACGTTCACCCAGGATCTCGAGCTCGTCGAAGACGACACGATCCTCGTCAATCACTACTGGTATCCCGAGCTACTGGACCACTTCGCGGGGAAAGCGTACTTCTCGGGCCATATACACACAGGCCGATACAAGAACAAATCACTCAACACGGCGTTCCTCTACCGAACGGCAGACCATGGTGCCGACGCGCTTCTCGGCGCGTACTTCGTTGTCGAGATCGCACCTGACGGAGCGTGGCAGATTGACTTCCGAAACATCGGGAAGGTCCGGAAAGGTATCTGCCCCAGACATCAGGCATTGGGCGTGCAGTTCGTCCCCGACTACTGGCGGAAGGACTGCCAGTTCTGCTACGACGAGGACGATTTCTATAGTGAGGTCGCCCGCTCTGCACTCTACGGATTGGGGACGGTGCTAGAGGAAGCCGATGTCGAGGAAGTAGTCGAGTTCGCAGCGTCGTCGTACGGGGCGACGCCGCCGTCGTTCGAGTCGAAGCTGCGAAGCTTCCTCGAAGAGCGAGCACAGGAGAAGTAA
- a CDS encoding site-specific integrase has translation MRLEATAKPDEYKVWMTDDELEELRRSTMNPRDDLVIQLGGYVGLRAFEIPQIHPEHVKRTADGDHYRLRVPEGKDTTGSGGKPRDAYLPPDVESDIHRYQTHEDIAPSDPLVDLTERGVRDVVKRTADRAADETGDDDFRYVSSHDLRRRFAQRLLVDRQMNPRIVMAVGGWDSFQAIEPYLNAPTPDVVNEAFEEAGLI, from the coding sequence ATGCGACTGGAGGCGACCGCCAAGCCAGACGAGTACAAAGTCTGGATGACTGACGACGAACTCGAGGAACTGCGTCGCTCGACGATGAATCCACGCGATGATCTCGTCATCCAACTCGGTGGATACGTCGGACTCCGTGCCTTCGAGATTCCACAGATCCACCCGGAACACGTCAAGCGAACAGCCGACGGTGATCACTACCGCCTCCGCGTTCCAGAGGGGAAGGACACGACCGGGAGTGGCGGAAAGCCTCGCGACGCCTACCTCCCACCAGACGTCGAGAGCGATATCCATCGCTACCAGACCCACGAGGATATCGCACCCTCCGACCCGCTCGTGGACCTCACAGAGCGCGGCGTTAGAGACGTCGTCAAGCGGACCGCCGACCGTGCTGCCGACGAGACCGGCGACGACGACTTCCGCTACGTGAGTTCCCACGATCTCCGTCGACGGTTTGCCCAACGCCTTCTCGTCGACCGCCAGATGAATCCCCGTATCGTGATGGCCGTTGGCGGCTGGGACTCCTTCCAAGCGATCGAACCGTATCTGAACGCGCCGACGCCCGACGTCGTCAACGAAGCCTTCGAAGAGGCAGGGCTGATATGA